A DNA window from Ostrea edulis chromosome 5, xbOstEdul1.1, whole genome shotgun sequence contains the following coding sequences:
- the LOC125651828 gene encoding uncharacterized protein LOC125651828 gives MFRAVFLLTLLACALADSDNGCYGGDCYTTYGGCTGHGCNYGITRRGNGGVSSTMISTGGGPGSSFFGFGGPASAASGSAAAGPGGAASASSAAGGIFGGSAASSAAATGGAGFFSGAPNYFGDDFGINGFQSFQNFGNGGSAAASAAAAGGSAAAAASAAAGNAAAAAAAAAAGRAASAASAASGSRPSFGFPGGFPGGFPGGFPGGFPGGFPGGFPGGFPGGFPGGFPGGFPGSFPGGFPGGFPGGFPTFPGGFPGGFPTFPRRFPTFPRRFPTFPGPYSRRVYPSIYRPQSHKRKVY, from the exons ATGTTTCGTGCAGTATTCCTTCTCACTCTCCTGGCTTGTGCCTTAGCCGACTCTGATAACGGATGTTATGGAGGTGACTGTTACACTACTTATGGGGGATGCACTGGCCATGGTTGCAATTACGGAATCACCCGTCGTGGAAACGGAGGCGTAAGCAGTACCATGATTTCAACAGGTGGTGGTCCTGGAAGCTCTTTCTTCGGATTTGGAGGACCGGCATCTGCCGCATCTGGATCAGCAGCGGCTGGACCAGGTGGGGCTGCCTCAGCAAGTTCTGCTGCCGGTGGAATTTTCGGTGGATCTGCTGCTTCTTCCGCTGCTGCCACCGGAGGAGCCGGTTTCTTTTCTGGGGCCCCCAACTATTTTGGCGACGATTTCGGTATCAATGGATTTCAAAGCTTCCAAAACTTCGGGAACGGAGGTAGTGCCGCAGCTAGTGCTGCAGCTGCTGGTGGATCAGCTGCTGCAGCTGCTTCCGCGGCAGCCGGTAACGCAGCAGCAGCCGCTGCTGCCGCTGCAGCTGGTAGAGCAGCCTCTGCAGCTTCTGCAGCCTCAGGATCAAGACCTTCTTTTGGATTCCCTGGAGGATTTCCAGGAGGATTCCCTGGAGGTTTCCCAGGAGGATTCCCTGGAGGTTTCCCAGGAGGATTCCCTGGAGGTTTTCCAGGAGGATTCCCTGGAGGTTTCCCAGGAGGATTCCCTGGAAGTTTCCCAGGAGGATTCCCTGGAGGTTTTCCAGGGGGATTCCCTACATTCCCAGGTGGATTCCCTGGAGGATTCCCAACATTCCCAAGAAGATTTCCAACATTCCCAAGAAGATTCCCAACATTCCCAGGTCCCTATAGTCGCCGTGTCTATCCATCTATCTACAGACCCCAGAGTCACAAACGAAAG GTATATTAA